A single Marinitoga aeolica DNA region contains:
- a CDS encoding class I SAM-dependent methyltransferase, whose amino-acid sequence MEKLIITTSHKPSKEQLQRAKQLAEQYGLIYKNRRHLKTNNIYFVVEKNLTVKVKKDDFEFFFHPSIVKIRMKNYVSDKKDYLLNNLALNGNETVLDLTFGLGSEALLIASQLDNGKLIGLEGSFPIYFVVKESIKYYPYKIKWLKEASKKIEIINDNYKRFIRKQKDNSYDIIYCDPMFENPVFESSALNPLRRFAVYDELEPSDIEEMKRVAKNKVIIKAHVKDSIWDKYKFDKIDGSKNSGVFYGVIYLK is encoded by the coding sequence ATGGAAAAATTAATTATAACTACGTCCCACAAACCATCGAAGGAACAACTTCAGCGAGCCAAACAACTCGCTGAACAATATGGTTTAATATACAAAAATAGAAGACATTTAAAAACAAACAACATTTATTTTGTTGTAGAAAAAAATCTTACTGTTAAAGTAAAAAAAGACGACTTTGAATTTTTCTTTCATCCTTCTATAGTGAAAATAAGAATGAAAAATTACGTATCGGATAAAAAAGATTATTTATTAAACAATTTGGCATTAAATGGAAATGAAACAGTTTTAGATTTAACTTTTGGTCTTGGAAGTGAAGCTTTGCTAATTGCTTCACAATTAGATAATGGAAAATTAATAGGTTTAGAAGGATCTTTCCCTATATATTTTGTTGTAAAAGAAAGCATTAAATATTATCCTTATAAGATAAAATGGTTAAAAGAAGCATCTAAAAAAATAGAAATAATAAACGATAATTATAAACGTTTTATTAGAAAACAAAAAGATAATAGCTATGATATTATATATTGTGATCCAATGTTTGAAAATCCGGTATTTGAATCATCTGCCTTAAATCCTTTAAGGCGGTTTGCTGTATATGATGAACTTGAACCTTCTGATATTGAAGAAATGAAAAGAGTGGCAAAAAATAAAGTAATCATTAAAGCACATGTAAAAGATTCTATATGGGATAAATATAAATTTGATAAAATAGACGGAAGTAAAAATTCTGGTGTATTTTATGGGGTGATTTATTTAAAATGA
- a CDS encoding carbohydrate ABC transporter permease produces the protein MPAEILIPIIGVSIAIILAILMKVSKFFLSPHAWRRTRESLTAYLYILPSMIVLSIFVFWPIIYSFVLSFFKWDFKNQANPQFIGFENYTELFKLKHPVDLTFNVAFLGTFFIVFFVAYLLNAILDSKRISDKKVKKLVFINAIFGLITFVLWNYINYNLQWIIFLWLAFSYVAIAAMKKIEGTPDKLLLRLLIFIGIYILGIKLIKIPEIVTYLSMAKEEADFLKAIWNTSYYVLLSMPITIFLSLIIALLFYQEIHGKVFFRTIYFIPFVTSVVAVSLVWQWIFNDNGLLNYILSFFGVDKILWLKDEKWTIPTIAIISIWKLVGYYSIIFLAGLQNIDKSYYEAAEVDGATTWQKFAYITWPLLSPTTFFILIVSMIGAFKVFSEIFVLYSGLPGPYNNSGLTVVYYVFEKFYGEQRMGQASAAAYVLFGIILIFTFIQFVAGKKRVHYDS, from the coding sequence GGAAAGCTTAACTGCATATTTATATATTCTACCTTCTATGATTGTTTTATCGATCTTTGTTTTCTGGCCTATTATATATTCATTTGTATTAAGTTTTTTTAAATGGGACTTTAAAAATCAGGCAAATCCTCAATTTATTGGATTTGAAAATTATACGGAATTGTTTAAACTAAAACATCCTGTAGATTTGACTTTTAATGTTGCTTTTTTAGGTACCTTTTTTATTGTATTTTTCGTAGCTTATTTATTAAATGCTATTTTAGATTCAAAACGAATTTCCGATAAAAAGGTTAAAAAACTTGTTTTTATAAATGCGATATTTGGCTTAATAACCTTTGTTTTGTGGAATTATATAAATTATAATTTACAATGGATTATTTTCCTTTGGCTTGCTTTCTCTTATGTTGCTATTGCAGCTATGAAAAAAATCGAAGGAACTCCTGATAAATTATTATTAAGGTTATTAATTTTTATTGGAATATATATTTTAGGAATAAAATTAATTAAAATACCTGAAATTGTCACTTATTTAAGTATGGCAAAAGAAGAAGCGGATTTTCTAAAGGCCATTTGGAATACCAGCTATTATGTTTTGTTATCTATGCCTATAACAATATTTTTATCATTAATCATCGCCTTATTGTTTTATCAAGAAATACATGGAAAAGTTTTTTTCAGAACTATATATTTTATTCCTTTTGTAACCAGTGTTGTTGCTGTATCCTTAGTATGGCAATGGATATTCAATGATAATGGTCTATTAAATTATATCCTTTCTTTTTTTGGTGTGGATAAAATATTATGGCTAAAAGATGAAAAATGGACAATTCCAACAATAGCCATTATATCCATATGGAAATTGGTAGGATACTATTCAATAATCTTTTTAGCAGGTCTTCAAAATATAGATAAAAGCTATTATGAAGCGGCTGAAGTTGACGGGGCAACAACATGGCAAAAATTCGCCTACATTACCTGGCCTTTGCTTTCTCCAACAACATTTTTTATTTTAATAGTTTCTATGATTGGTGCATTTAAAGTATTTTCTGAAATATTTGTTCTTTATTCAGGACTCCCGGGTCCATACAACAATAGCGGTTTAACTGTAGTTTATTATGTTTTTGAAAAATTCTATGGTGAACAAAGAATGGGACAGGCAAGTGCGGCTGCATATGTATTATTTGGTATTATACTTATATTCACATTTATCCAGTTTGTAGCCGGGAAAAAACGTGTCCATTACGATTCTTAA